Genomic window (Zymoseptoria tritici IPO323 chromosome 1, whole genome shotgun sequence):
GATAGCCTCGACGTTCTCGCTCCGAGAGTAGTACGAGATCGGTATTTATCTTGTTTATAACGCCTTAACCGGTCTATTCGTAGGGGTCGCTCGCTTCTATATACGTCGGCAACGTAGGCTTCTTAGTATTAATTATAATAGTATAAAGGGTATAGGCGACGCTAATCTCTTAGGCGATCTCCGCCTAAGGTTTACTACCCTTAGCGTTAGCCGATAGTATAGGAGGGTCTAACGATGCTCGTTAATCTGTCGCTAAAGCCGCCGTAGCGGCCTACTAAGTATAGTTTATTAGTAGATTACGACCGCTAGTATTAGGGAAGCTCctagccgccttcttcgtagTACTCTATCGGATTAGATTAGTAcgcttagactataagacGCTAAAGCCTTAGTAAGTGCTAGTACCGACCTCGACTAGCGCTATAGCGATAGCCGGAGTAGCGGTCGTCGCTCTCTTAGTTAATCTCGTAGTAGGAGGGTCGTAGCCGTAGTTACTATAGTTCTTAACGAGGTTTACATATAGGGTACTACCCTCTTCGTAGAACTTAGTAAATAGAGGTATAGTAGCGTTAGGGGTCGACTAAGGGTaacttatatatataatagtatatattagGGTATAACAATAGGTGTCGATAATCTAGAGGGCATAAAGGGGCGTAGGATATAGATAAAGAAGAGGGGAAGGCCTTAGAGTTTTTATTACGACGTTATTCCTAATAGACGAGCTAGTTATATATAATCTCGACCGCGATCTCGATAGTAATCTTTATACTAACTACTTATCTAATAGGAATCCGTTCTCTATAAATACCTACCTTGTCCGGTCCCTTAGCTATAGACCTATACCCTACCTCGGCGTCTTAAACTCTATAAGCTTACTACCGGTAGCTATATAAGCCGCGGCTATAGCGCGGAGGTATAGGTATACATTAATATAGAGCTTATCGCTACTAGTATTAAGTTTATAACCGTCTAGTATAGTAGGGAATCTACCGGCTATAAGGGCTCCGTTTACGAACTATATAGTATTATCCGGTAGGTAGGCGATAAGATCTATTAGACGTTAGTAAGGGcggctactattactatctCGGCGTAATCTCTATTAGAGCGATAGAGGGACTTACCGAATTAATTCTTAAGGTCGACTATCTCTCGTACCTATAGATACTCCGTATCGAGGTCGATGCTATATAGCTCGGTTCCCTTAAGCTCTAGATACTTATATAAGATGTTAGGGATGCCGCTAATATAGCTAGGGATCTTAGGGTGCTTACGAATGCGGTAGCTAttatagctcgtaataaaCAGCTATACGGTAAAACGAAGGATAGGTACGTAGATCGTAAGGAAGGCTATATAGTTAGCCCTCTAATCCTCGTCGTAAAGGCGAGTATTAcggagcttaataaagaagttACGCTATCGATTAAACGCCGCTACTAtactaagaccctagaagcGCTTAATAGTATTATTGCCCTTActagttatatactagaacGCCTTATTAAAGCGGAGTAAGTAGCCCTCCTAGTGCTCGCGAAAGTATAGATAAGTATTAGCTATTATCGGAGTCTCTACGCTATAGTTAGTACGTAgaatctatatatattagcGAGATCGTAGAGAGATTAATATAGAGATTAAGCGTACCTACGGCGTTCGCCTAAGCTTATCTACTACGCTAAGATATTAGTAGAATACCGAGaacttcgtcttagctatagtactaATATATgtgtcacatctgcctccgccgaataccgacaatcggcatctaatcccctgccttagcaGCATATgtacccctactagggccttttaagctcgtttaagctagattgcgcctgtagtataaggatacgtagaatctcctccttccgagagagtatcgaatcgagtctgttctaaagtaatttatactgctactctattcttaactgcaccttttatacacgattcgatctaccctacagtacgacgaattacttccgagatagcttcgtctcgtcccggcctattagggagcaagaGTACCCGTCGCCGGgcgaacgaacccgctaacgacccggatactatagaaacctctacttagactgccgttagcgacgacgaagacgccgaaggcgggcctaaaaacctagaagaacctatcgggcactaggatgccgctaacgagggcaaagaagaaccggagaaccctctataggaagaagacactctacctaagggagaagaagacgatattaataaacaaatccgtaaggaagaggccgctaccgctagataggagcgcctcctctagcttagccttctctaggcacgtaataaggctataagggactatatcgcctaggtatagaacggatctatccctactgtcctACCTAatgccctagttcggctatctatccctaagaacgcgctcctaaaggcccggaatccctacatcttcgaaggaaagaaccgcgccgactaggaatagtagtaggaagaTATTAACTAAGCAATTAAccgggctagtatagctaccaacgaagaaaagatagaattcgctaaagaatagatagcgagaccctaaaagtagcactagaagcgctaccttcttaataaggtacctgttcggctaatatagagcgatATGTAGCTCGTAAtgctagattctataggtacgAAAGACGAATGcacctaaagagctatagacaacattaaagaggctaaatagGGCGATAGGACCCTAAccgggctaataaactacctaaaagaatagtaggataagatcggttataccgacattcctaggataatctataaatttaagggagctcttaccctagcggttagaaacaggctcgaatagggctaagttacccttacgacctTCGTAGATGCGGAGGAATAAGCTAATATATCGTaccgacagatataggaatttaacaaaaagcgcttagcgaagacttccgtTAATAAGACTAACGGAAGGCGCCTAAATAAAAACAACaagcccccgagtaggccgagaagggctaaaacccccccgaaggcggctaataaggagaagttAGCTACCGCCTACTAGATATATAGCAAAGAGGGCTACTAgcgctaggaatgccttaataaggactagttaggaaaagggagagcccgcagtagatctcctctaaccgctgcgggttaagtctagtacttagaggcctaaagaaaggctgccgagctaggaggaattccccgaactataggggaagggctaatacgccttaaagtagagatatagggtcctaataggactaagacactccgaGCACTGCTTAATTGCGGAGCGTAAAGCAACTTTATAAACAACATAgcagctaaagagctaggcctaagccccgagttagggcaaacagcctaatacgtagcactaaacggctagaggatagctgtttagggagaatgccgcgtcccgtttaaagtaacggacacttaaggacatataagaggatatgtagaaaccttcgtagtcggaagaatctataggttctaactagtccttagcatgccctagctagaacgatagaacccgagggtaaACTTTATTTgcaaaagcgttacctagaaggggacaAAAGGTAGAcaatagaggccggttaggctcgtcttacccgaagagttctagaaggacgcctctggcatcccttcggggcgcgtttaggcccttgccGCTTAACGTATAGACGACGcgctaaaagaaccggaacttccgagcgaattctcggattttGTAAACGTTTTCgcagaaggaaacgagtcccttctccctaagacggggccgaataagcttagtatcgacctcgaagaaggcaaggaggccctatacggcctattatacaacctctctataacagaactagagactctacgcaactacctcgccgacagcctagagaaggggtagatccgcccctcgacctccctagcgggggtaggcatcctctttgtaaagaaaaaggacggtagcCTACGCCTGtgcgtcgactatagggcccttaatgccgttactattaagaatagatacgccctgcccctcgtctAAGAATCTCTAGACTAGttagcgccggcaaagttctttacaaagctagatatacgagatgcgtactatcgcatccgaattaaggagagcgactagtagaaaactgcctttcggacgaggtatagctactttaagtatACTGTAGTCCTAtttaggctaactaacgccctagcagtgttctaaggatatataaactacgccctccggggcctactagactactatattatagtatacctcgacgatatcttaatatacttacaagacgccgaaagctacaagaaacacgttaggatagtcctcgagagacttagaagacacTAACTCTTTGCTAAACTAttaaagtgcgagttctttaagcggcaagtcggctaccttaggttcgtagtaaccctaaaaggggtcgaaatagaggcagaaaggatctaagctattactaactagccccttccggccttagttagggacattcgcatctttatcggatttacgaactactactactagtttattaagggattctcccgtatagctagcctactaaaccgcttaacAGAaagaggcctaaatagtgctaaaggcggacaccgacagagaaaggaggaattagtccccctcgaactcctacctaacaTAGTGCAAGCATTCTAGCAAttaaagactaggtttattaaagcgcctatcttacggcatttcgacctaaaactacctatccgcgtcgtaatagatgcctctaggttcgccgtCGGGGCAGTACTGTCCTAACCgcataaaacggagggcaaaatgcactagcacctagtagccttcttctctagcaagataaacgcggccgaaaggaactataatatacacgattaagagcttctcgctatagtcgaggcctttaagcactagagacactacgttaagggcgcttcgcactaaattaaggtcttaacagactattataacctaaaatagtttataatAACTAAgtaactaagccgaagacaggcaagataggcagagcagctatcaaacgtcgacttccgtataacgtacaacccggggtcgcttaatgccgccgcggacggagtaagcagacgcctagacttagaagatagggactactcggaacggtagattaacgaaagcgacagtgctcctatattagacacccttcggcactaactaggtctgtccgagggaataacggccgaatctagccccgttcggtctataatagtagttataactTACTATCTacagctcgctaggacctactgtagcaaaacgtatataatagcaagtactctaatagaagaattattagactccccgctaattaatataatacgcgaaagcctaaaacataaccctatagtattaatagtcgaactagctataaataacccggatccgccggaatagacctaaaggtaggctatataaggcgaattcctcttctacgaacggaaactgtaTGTGCCggcgggcctagtacgcctagcagctctccgctagtgctataacgatcccctagccGGCCACTTTAGGTTTgaacggaccctagagctgttACAAcagtcgttctactagccagacataagaaaatacgttaaggactacgtaaacagctgcCAGACATGcgacagggcgaagctacggcgATCGGAAGCTCTACCAaacgggccctaggaggacctaacatTAGACTTcattaccgatctgcccccaagtacgtttatagggcatacatacgacttaatcctcgtcgttatagacaggTGGTCCAAAATGGCCTACTACATTCCCGTACGGAAGGACATTaacgccgaaaccctcgcggaggtcttcctaagagaaatcttccgcctttacggaactcctaagttaattacgtccgacagaggactaatccttacaTCCAAGTTCTAGAGCATgctttgctactaccttagggtccgaaggggcctaagcaccgcatattacccctaaacggacagttagacggaacgttagaactaaacgctagagcaatacctacAAGTATACTGtaactacgaacaggacgactaggtATAGATACTatcggtagccgaattctcttataACGATAGCGTCTATACGACAACAGgggtaacactattctaagcatataacgttcgcgatctaattaccgctagatagcccgacctaccctaattagagggcaaagctcctagtacggcggaaatagcgtatagagtaatcggcctatagaaaacgctatataaaagactagctacgTTATAGGAGAGACACGTACGATACTAtaatgctcgcaaaactgcgaaaacatataaggttagcgaccgtaTATACCTTtctactcgatatttaaagtctatccggccgtcggaaaagctcgattacaagtatatcggcctatataggatcAAGCAagtcgtaaacgacgtcgcgtacacgctagaactgccggaaacgataaacatcCATCCTACGTTCTacatctccctactagaggaggaaaaacctacCAAAATTACCGaacgggcctagaatagcctaaaggagatccgattagaggaacccgacgtttacgtagtagacaagatcctaaagcgtaagaaacaacacgGCAGATAGATGtacaggatcgcgtagaaggactagcccgcgtctaaaaacacttaggaacctacaacttatattagccctactacgataagagcatttaatagaagtaCGGGAGGTATtaagggcggtagactagcacgatagatatataaacgcgttattagttactattaaggcccaaaagacactagttaacactatactaactccttagtccggttcctagttacctaaaaattttctctaccttagaagaattttaaTCTAATAAAATCCTAAggggggaaattaggggctaaacgggcccctaaggacgacattattacacaacgagagacaatcgagcacagtaaagttattttaattctatctaatctataagtcgctaagtcgtagcaaaaagaaacaacccgggcgttaccgcgcctattagtcctaaaacgagcctaaaagaggctaaaagagacaaaagaaacacgaaaaagcgcttatatgcttattccttaggcttaaggtccctagagaggtcgtacttAGTTAgacggagcactccctctataacagaggccttcgagcccttcttagcgcccgTACGAGTATAGACGGTGTCTAGAGCGGCTgaaagggcccgaacgcgacgccttaggcggtcctcggtagatccttaggctagaataagtcgcttgcGGGGGGTATTAGGTACGTCTTTACCctgttagggttagtagggcacttttgggcaagaagggacctaaatacttacaagctccctctttcgctttatagcctccttagcgagcaacttcttGCGCTTTCCGAGCATAAGCAGTCCCgtctagtcgaattcggccttgccttagtGCAGATAGAGGCTATTAACACTagtaaaggagttaaagcgcctaaaagggggttaacggagctaaatagacccgaactaactacaTATATCCCTTAATGCGCACGTAGACCGCCTTGtaggccgaacaagccgccgcagctatcgctccggtactatcggcggcaatagcggccctatagagcttattagccctcgtaatgtcgcctttaactagttccggcatcttttaactacattagcccccgaaagcccccttttaaCCCTATATGtatatacctagaaacaatcgcggttagagcaattataacactttaggtaatattcgtccttattattagttgcctacttatccggcgattcgcgcgtaaagaggcagaactaggccaaatcggccttgtttAAGGGCTTATTAAGGCAGTTAACgtacggattgcccttaaagatgccgttagcggcgaattgcttgcgttaggtcgcgatagaggcgggttgcgttataataggctcgttcggtcgcggatagggtcgtttagtaagaatagcggtttttcgataaaattcgaggtcgtccggtagaaaatagggctagaagggaactaaacgctacgttagcactatataggctacaaatgccccttaagggggcacttttagacctGTTTAGCTATCGGATAGGATTAAGTTAtacttactaagtctgcataaggttgttaaagaagagaagaacttAAGGGATCCAAGCCTAGGTTTTGAAGCCGCAGTAGACcctaattaaggccttaggctattaaacttgGCAAACACTAAAAAGAATTTATTCGAGGTAAAaccgtttagagcgcgacgctctacgcaaggaggggggctatgttatatctgcctccgccgaataccgataatcggcatctaatcccctgccttagtagcatatgcacccctactagggccttttgagctcgtttaagctagattgcgcctgtagtataaggatacgtagaatctcctccttccgagagagtatcgaatcgagtctgttctaaagtaattcatactgctactctattcttaactgcaccttttacaatATGCCTATATAATCCTACGTAAATATACgttaatatagtagtaaaACTATATACTAAACAACTCTAgcttatagtatatatctacggactatatataattaggacCCTTAGCCTTCGGAAGATGCGAGCGTATACGGACTCGCTTACTAATACGGCGTACATCGAATAGAGCTCGGTTTAGGCGTTTAGCGATAGTAAAGATTCGATCCCTAGTTAGATTAGTACTAAGATCGGTAGAGATTAGATAGTTAACCGACCTTCTAATAAGCTTATATTCCCTTCGTATCTCCCTCGCGAGGTTACGGTATCCGTAGTTATCTAGCGCTCTATCTACGATTACGCTAACTAAGACGCCCTTAATAATCTCGTCGTATAACGGCTAATCTTTACGGGGGATCTTACGGTATAACCCTATACTCTTATGGAGATCTATATACTACCGGAAGGATATAGTAAATCCCTTAAGCTTAAGGATCTCGTAAATAGTCGCATCGCCCTCGTCTATATCCTAGAACTTCTCTTTAATTAACGTACGTAAACGCTACTCGCCCTTATTATTAAGTCGTAGCCTACTCGGCCTTATTAATATTCCCTAGcgagctatctaccttaTAAAGGAAGTACTCGAGATATTAACGTTCTTCTCGGCCTTAAGCTATACTCGTACGTCTTTAGCGGTTAGCCCTAAGACTATAAGAAGTAGCTTAATCTCCGGTCGGAGGTACTCTAGATCGCGCGTTCGCCGTAGTATAGTAAGATCGTATAGGAGATCGTATAGGAGATcgcgaggacggcggcgagggcgagagcGGCGGGGGGCCTATAGGTTAGGGGTTttagtaggtatatatatatcgagggcggtagtattaatagtaagggcagtagtatatatataaaggaTCTACGTTAGCTAGACGATATAGCGTAGTGTTTATTAATATAGGTGCTATATAGAGCGATATCGCTAAATTACTAAATCCTTAGAATAGCCGTTTTAGCGATTTCGGTGTAGTAATCAATCTAGAAGTTTAGGGCGCCGTCGATAGGGCAGGATGCTGCTTGGTCACCCTGAAGAGTTGATTTTCTCGTACTCCTCCGCGTCGACCTCCTCGTGCCATTCGCAGCCTGTTCGAGCGTCAACAATGCTTGGAACTATTCGCTTTCAGAAAAAGCTTACCTCCCATGGCTATGGCCATGTGGGTCATTATCGAGGTCGCCGTGGCTCCGTGCCAGTGCTTCTCGCCTCCCGGAATGTAAACCACATCTCCAACGCGAAGGCGTTTGGGCTCTTCCCCGGCCGTGCAAATGAGTCCTTCGCCATTGGTGACCGAGAGGATCTGTCCTTTTTCATGAGTATGCCAGAAGGTCCGAGCACCAGGTAGGAAGGTCACGTTTGCGCAGAAGCAGCCGCCGTTGTCGGCCGACGCAAAAACCGGATCAATGTACGCGGTACCAGTAAAAGTCTTGCTGCCTTGGATCGAAGAGGCTCCTTGCTGATGAGCGGATCTGATGAACTGCATGTTGTCGTGAAGTTCCTCGGTGCTTGAGATAGGTCCTTTGATGATGGGCGCGGGTGATAAAACCACAAACGAGTCGAGGCTTCGTCAGACTGTGAACAGGTGCTGATCTTGGTCGACCTTGGAAGGGTCGTGACCGGGAACGTTCAACAGTCAGTTGCACGGACTTCCATGTCAATCCGAAACGACAGAGGCTTTCGAGCTTGGGGTTATTTGTGGCCGTCGTCGTGGTCCAAGTGCGACGAACATGGTTCATCCCCTGGTATAGATCATTACCATTGGCCGGCTCGTATGACCGTCGACAAGGGGTATGGTGCAGCAGACCTTCCGACCCTGAGCTGGTCACCTCCCTTTGCAATCTGTCCTCACCATTTCGATGCTGGTAATGTCGTGATCCGTAATTGCACAGGGGTATCGCTATCGAACCGTCCAACCCCCGGAAGGTAGCTCGGAAGGTAAAGAAGTTGTGGGAATAGGAAGCTACGGCTATGTGATGTGCATGGGTCAATGACATATTGTAGACTTTGACGGGAAACATGGTACCGGATCATGGGTTTGAGTGAAGACTCCCTCATCGCTGCAGCCTAGACAAGAGGAGGAAAGCCGAAGGCCGTTCTATCGCGGTGCTCGTTGAGGCTTCCAGCATTCAGACGTTGATACTGCGCGTTGGGGCATCCCTCACGCGCAGTATCTACGCCCGGCGGACTCATCTCGAAGAATAGCGTTCACCGCTCCATCGTTGCGTGTCCATTCGCCGGACCTCATCTGCTCAAGACAAAGGACCTTCATCCGTTCGGCGTCGGATCAACACCCGTGCAGATAGATCAGGATACATGTCGCTGTCGATCGTAAAGTTTTGAGGTCGACGGCGTCCATCGGGAAGCTTCCAGTCGTACTTGAGCAGCAGATGCGCAAGTATTATCTTGATTTCGGTGGCAACAAAGAACCTGCCGGGACACGAATACTTTCCGTATCCGAACGCCATGTTCTTGCTATCGACCATTGCGAACTGGTATTGATGTGCCTTGTCTGGGTCCTCGCGTAGCTTCGCGTACCGCCACGGATCGTAGCAATGTGGGTTCTCTCCAGGGACTTTCGCTGGATCATTCAGAATGGCGTGCTGAGGCACCGCAACGCGCGTTCCAGCGGGCAGGGTAATTCCGTTGGAAAGAAACACGGCGCAAGGAAGAATCCGGTTGAAAGTCAGTAAGAAAACTGGATTCAGCCTTTGAGACTCCTTGATCAGGCTGTCCAACTTGTGCATCTCAAGCAGCGTGCCTTTGTTGATGCCATTTCCGGAGTTTAGTACGTTTGATAGCTCGTCGCGAATAATTGAGCAGTCATCCGCCCGAGCACACAGGTCGTATATTGCATGGACCATTGTCATGGCTGTAGTGTGAATACCAGACAGGCTCAGGACCAGCATCCTCTGTGACAGATCATCAAGCTTGCGCTCGTCGACGTTCGCAGCGTCCATGATCCATTGGAGAACATCTTCCTGTGGGTTCGAAGATCGGTCCGAAGCTAGGCCACCTATGATAGAGCGAGCCTTGGCCAGATCTCTGAGAAGCTCCCAATAAGTAGGCAGCAGTGCTGCGATCAGTGGGCGGAAGAAACGAGGTACGAAGCGCAATACAAAGCCCGTCACAAACACATTTCGCGTGTATCTCGCTGTTGTTTGCAACCAAGCCTCGTTTCTGCAGCCTTTTGGGCCGAGCAGTACCCTCGCAATGATGCGCGCGACTATGCGAGGGAAAGCTGACACCATGTCAACTTCCAGCCAACCTGTGTTGTCGGTCTTGGGCAGTTCCATATCGAGCGCGTACTGGAGCTCATCCTCGATGATCGGTATGAAAGCGCCCAGGTTGGGTGTAACCTTTTGCATCAAAATTCGGTTCTGCAGGTCGCTCTCGGCAAAGACCTTCCCGCCAGTGTATGCACCCACGAAGTCGTGAAGGAAGGGCTCCACCGAGCGAGCCTTCTCTTTGGTCTGGGCTCTAACTTCGTCCACCAGTTTTGGGTCGCACAGGACCACGATGTCCGTGCCTGATTTGCGAACAATGAAGATGTCCCGGTACTGCTGTAGAGTCAGTCAAGAAATTCGGTATTCGAGCAGGTGTTTCCCATGGTGACACCTGCCTTGCTGTATCCATCGTGAATGATATCTCGGCTACTGCGAATGAATCGCAGCCGTGCAAACCAGTCCGGCTCGAAGATGCTACGTTGTCCAGCGATCGGGATTTTTCCAATGGTAGATTTTGGTCGGACCACAGCAGCGATGCAAGCAAC
Coding sequences:
- the CYP-58 gene encoding putative P450 monooxygenase (P450 putatively acting on a cyclic terpene. P450 with high similarity to ent-kaurene oxidase (gibberellin pathway) and part of a gene cluster containing a geranylgeranyl diphosphate synthase and a terpene cyclase. It has a putative mitochondrion targeting signal (TRYND).. ...); the encoded protein is MLHSTNLSTSAVTRYNDSIESALLASVVFILGVACIAAVVRPKSTIGKIPIAGQRSIFEPDWFARLRFIRSSRDIIHDGYSKAGQYRDIFIVRKSGTDIVVLCDPKLVDEVRAQTKEKARSVEPFLHDFVGAYTGGKVFAESDLQNRILMQKVTPNLGAFIPIIEDELQYALDMELPKTDNTGWLEVDMVSAFPRIVARIIARVLLGPKGCRNEAWLQTTARYTRNVFVTGFVLRFVPRFFRPLIAALLPTYWELLRDLAKARSIIGGLASDRSSNPQEDVLQWIMDAANVDERKLDDLSQRMLVLSLSGIHTTAMTMVHAIYDLCARADDCSIIRDELSNVLNSGNGINKGTLLEMHKLDSLIKESQRLNPVFLLTFNRILPCAVFLSNGITLPAGTRVAVPQHAILNDPAKVPGENPHCYDPWRYAKLREDPDKAHQYQFAMVDSKNMAFGYGKYSCPGRFFVATEIKIILAHLLLKYDWKLPDGRRRPQNFTIDSDMYPDLSARVLIRRRTDEGPLS